AACAGCGTGCGACGGCTGGGCGGACAGATCGATCTGGAGTCCGAGCTTGGCAAGGGCTCGACTTTTCTGCTGAAATTCCCCAAACGCCTCGTCCTGCCGGATTCTGGAGCCGCCCTGTGACGCAACCCGTGAAGATCATCATGGTCGAAGACGACCATGGCCACGCCAAGCTGATCGAAAAGAACATCCGCCGCGCCAACATCTCCAACGAGATCGCGCACTTCGACGAAGGCGGCGCCGCGCTGGACTATCTGTTCAGCCAGGAAATCCTGACCAACGGGCCGCTGCTGATCCTATTGGACCTGAACCTGCCGGACATGTCGGGCACCGACATTCTGGAACGGGTCAAGGGCGATGAGCGCCTGCGCCGCGCGCCGGTGGTGGTGCTGACCACCACCGACGACAAGGTCGAGATCCAGCGTTGCTACGACCTGGGCTGCAACGTCTACATCACCAAGCCAGTGGACTATGAGTCCTTTGCCGACGCCATTCGCCAGCTGGGCCTGTTCCTGTCGGTGATGCAGGCGCCGGTCATCGAATAGGGACGAACGAACAGCCCTTGGACGCCCCTTCGCCCATACGCCTGCTCTACATCGACGACGATCGCGGCCTGTCGCGTCTCGTTGAAAAGGAGCTGGGACGGCACGGCTACGCCGTGACCTGCGCGCCCGATGGCGACGCGGGGCTTCAGGCGTTGGCCGAAGGCGAATACGACATCTGCGCCCTGGACCACTACATGCCGATGCGCGACGGCCTGGACGTCCTGCCCGACATCATGGCGCTGCCGGCGCCGCCGCCGGTGGTCTATGTCACCGGGGCGCAGGAAGGCCGCATCGCCGTGGCCGCGCTGCGCGCCGGGGCCGCGGACTACGTCATCAAGGACGTGTCCGAGGATTTCACCGCCTTGCTTCGCGCCGCGCTTGAGGACGCCCTGCTGCGTCGGCGGCTGCAGCGCGAGAACGAAACCGCCCAGGAAGAGATCCGCCGCGCCCGCGATCGCGCGGAGGCCATGCTGCGCGAGGTCAATCACCGCGTCGGCAACTCGCTGCAGCTGGTGTCGTCGTTTATGTCGCTGCAGATGCGCCACCTGTCGGACGACGGCGCCCGCGCGGCGCTGCGCGAGTCCCAGGCGCGGATCGAGGCGGTGGCCCACGTCCACCGCCGCCTCTACGCCTCGGGCGACATGTCCACGGTCGCCATGGACGAATATCTCGACGGCCTGATGGACGAACTGTCCAAGTCACTGGGACGGGACGGCGAGGCGCCGCGGCTTGTGCTGGATGCGCGGCCGATGAACGTCACCACCGACCAGGCCGTGTCGCTGGGCGTGGTGGTCACGGAACTGGTCACCAATGCGGTGAAATACGCCTATGAGCCCGGCAAGATGGGCGAAATCCGCATCCATCTGCATCCCGATGGCGACAGCCGCGCCATTCTGACGGTCGAGGACGACGGCCCCGGTTTGGGCGAAGGCGCGCCCAAGGGGACCGGGCTGGGCTCCAAGATCGTCTCGGCCATGGCGTCTGGCCTGCGCTCGGCGGTGGAGTTCGATCCGGCGCACAAGGGCGTGCGTGCGCGCCTGGCCTTCGACCTTTAGGGCGCTCGCGCGTTAGGCGCGCATGCTCCAGTTCGGCCAGAAACAACCCGACCTCGACTATCGTGCGCGCCCCACCGCGTTTGGTGTCGTGTTGTGCGACGGCAAGCTGGCCTGCGTGCGCGTGGATCGCGGCGAGGGGCCCTACTTCGACCTGCCCGGCGGCGCGCTGGACGGCGACGAGACCGAACCGCAGGCGCTGGCGCGCGAGTTCGTCGAGGAAACCGGCCTGACGATCACGCCGGCCGAGCGGATCGCGGAAGCGTCGCAGTATTTCGTCAAGACGACGGGAGAGGCGGTCAACAATGTGGCCGGCTTCTGGACCGCGTCGGTCGTCAAGGAAGACCCCGCCGCCAAATCCGAGCCGGATCATACGCTGGTCTGGATCGATCCAAATGAGGCCGCCGCCAGTCTTCGTCACGAGGCGCACGCTTGGGCCGTTCTGGTCTGGCTTCGGTCACAGCAGGCGCGTCCGGGGAACTCTTGAAGAGCGGAGCCGTTTTACTGCTCACAAGGCGGCGCTGTTCTGGCGACGCCAGGAAATGGAGTTTCTCATGGCCGATCACGATCGCATCGAAGGCGCCGCCAAGAACATGGGCGGCAAGGTCAAGGAAGCGGCCGGCAAGGTCACCGGCGACGAGAAGCTGAAGGCCGAGGGTCGGGCCGACCAGATGGGCGGCAAGGTCCAGAATGCGGTTGGCGGCGTCAAAGACACGCTGCGCGACGATCGCACCTGATCCGGTTTGCCTGCTGAACAAACGCCGTCCGAGCGATCGGGCGGCGTTTTGGCATGCTGATCAGTCTCGATCGCCGAACAGGCGCAGCTTCAGCCCTCCCTCTTCCTCGGTCGAACCGATAGGGCGGCATTCGCTCGTGAATCCGCCGTTGCGATCCGGCCGGCTGCGGCACTCGCGTTCGACCGGAAGGTTCGACGTCGCGAGCGTCGCGGGGCGCGCGCCGCATTGCACCGCATAGGGCGAGCCGCCGGCCGCATCCCTCAGCCGCTGGCAGTCGTCCACCGACCCGGCGACGCGCATTGTCGACGGAAGGTCGTCTCCCAGACTGTCGGCCAGCAGGCGCCGCACCTGGGCCTGGCACACGTTCAGCGGCGTCTCTCCCCGGACCAGGGCGCTGCACCGCGCGCGCTCGAACGCGAAGGGATCGGCTTTGGCCCACTCCGGCAACGGACCGGCGGAAGACGCGGCGGGCTGCTGCATAAGCAGTACGGCGAGGACGGCGGCGATCATGACAGGCTCCCCAGCACTGTGTGTCGCCAAACCCCTAGCACATTCAGCGCGTCAGCGCCCGCATCGCTCGGTCCAACCCATCCAGCGTCAGCGGGAACATGCGGTCGTCCATGATCTGACGGATCATCCCGACGGAGGCGGCATAGCTCCAATGCCGCTCGGGCGTCGGGTTCAACCAGGCGCATCGCCCCCACTGCTGGCGCGCGCGGCGCAGCCAAACCTCGCCGGCCTCCTCGTTCCAGTGCTCGACCGAGCCTCCGGCCATCGACACTTCGTAGGGGCTCATGGTGGCGTCGCCGACGAAGATCGCGCGCCAGTCGCCGTTGTAGCGGTGCAGAAGATCCCACGTCGGAATGCGCTCTGCGTGTCGCCGGCGGTTGTTCTTCCAGACGCCCTCGTACAGGCAGTTGTGGAAGTAGAAGAACTCCAGGTTCCGGAACTCGGTGCGCGCGGCCGAGAACAGCTCTTCTGTCATCCGTATGTGGGCGTCCATCGATCCGCCCACGTCCAGGAACAGCAGCACCTTAACCGTGTTGCGCCGCTCTGGCCGCATCCGCACGTCCAGCCAGCCCTGGCGCGCCGTGCCGTCGATGGTGCCGTCCATGTCCAATTCTTCGGCCGCGCCCTCGCGGGCGAAGCGGCGCAGGCGGCGCAGCGCGACCTTGATGTTGCGCGTGCCCAGTTCGACCGTGTCGTCGAGGTTTCTGAACTCGCGCTTCTCCCAGACCTTGACTGCGCGTCCATGCCGGCCCGGCCCGCCGATGCGCACGCCCTCGGGGTTGTAGCCGCCGTGGCCAAACGGGCTGGTCCCGCCCGTGCCGATCCATTTGGAGCCTCCGGCGTGCCGCTCCTTCTGCTCCTCCAGCCGCTGCTTCAGCGTCTCCATCAGCTTGTCGAAGCCGCCCAGCGCCTCGATCAGCGCCTTGTCCTCGTCCGACAGATGCTTCTGCGTCAGCAGGCGCAGCCAATCCTCGGGCAGGTCGGTGGTCAGGTCCTCGCCCCCGACCGTCTCCATCCCCTCGAATACCCGCCCGAAGACCTGATCGAACCGGTCGTAATGCTTCTCGTCCTTGACCAGCACCGCCCGCGACAGATGATAGAAGGCCTCCACACGCTGGCCGGCCACGTCCTGGTCCATGGCCTGCATCAGATGCAGCCACTCCTTGGTTGAAACCGGCACCCGCGCCTCCCGCAGGGCGAAGAAGAAGGGGAGCAGCATCAGTCGGCCTGATCGATGGCGCCAAGGAGCCGAGCGGCGGTCTGCCTGAGCACTGGCGCATGGACCTGTCCCGCCGCCCAGACGATCTCCGGATCTGAGCGGAAATAGGCGTGCGCCAGCCGATGACGAAGATTGGCGATGTCTTCCCAAGGCGTGTCGGGGGCAAGGCTGCGCATGCCCGGCGACAATCTGGCCGCCCCTTCACCAACGACAACCAGATACATGGACACGGCCGCCACCTTTGTCTTCTCCGTCCGCCAGCCGTCGGCGGGAAGATGGCCGATCTCCGCCGAGATTTCGTCGATCGCGGCGATCATTTCCTCAAGAAGGAGCCTGTCCAGCATCCTAGATGGCAATGGCGTCACGTACTGCGGTGCGCTGCACTAGTCGGTGCATGGAGCGTTCCGTGCCCATTTCGACCTTCAGGCCAAGGCGGTCGCCGAGCTGCCGCTCGATGCCGAAGAAGTCAAAGCCCAGCGGCTTCGTCATCTCCACCATGAGGTCCACGTCGCTGTCCGGCCCGGCTTCGTCGCGGGCGTAGCTGCCGAACAGGCGCACGTTGACGATGCCCTGCTCCTCGAGCCAAGGCTTCAGTTCGCGCAGCTTTTCCAGCAGTTCGGCGCGGGTCATGAGCGCAACATAGTCTATCCGCGCCGCAGGATGAACTCGTCGTCCAGCCAGCGGCCGACCGGATACTGGTACTCGCCGACCTTTTCAAAGCCATGGGCGGCGTAGAGCCTTTGCGCTTTCAGATTGCCGCTCCAGACGCCGATCCACAGCGGGCCGTCCGTGTGCGCCTCCATCCAGTCGAGCGACAG
The genomic region above belongs to Brevundimonas sp. PAMC22021 and contains:
- a CDS encoding response regulator, whose amino-acid sequence is MTQPVKIIMVEDDHGHAKLIEKNIRRANISNEIAHFDEGGAALDYLFSQEILTNGPLLILLDLNLPDMSGTDILERVKGDERLRRAPVVVLTTTDDKVEIQRCYDLGCNVYITKPVDYESFADAIRQLGLFLSVMQAPVIE
- a CDS encoding sensor histidine kinase, with the translated sequence MDAPSPIRLLYIDDDRGLSRLVEKELGRHGYAVTCAPDGDAGLQALAEGEYDICALDHYMPMRDGLDVLPDIMALPAPPPVVYVTGAQEGRIAVAALRAGAADYVIKDVSEDFTALLRAALEDALLRRRLQRENETAQEEIRRARDRAEAMLREVNHRVGNSLQLVSSFMSLQMRHLSDDGARAALRESQARIEAVAHVHRRLYASGDMSTVAMDEYLDGLMDELSKSLGRDGEAPRLVLDARPMNVTTDQAVSLGVVVTELVTNAVKYAYEPGKMGEIRIHLHPDGDSRAILTVEDDGPGLGEGAPKGTGLGSKIVSAMASGLRSAVEFDPAHKGVRARLAFDL
- a CDS encoding NUDIX domain-containing protein; amino-acid sequence: MLQFGQKQPDLDYRARPTAFGVVLCDGKLACVRVDRGEGPYFDLPGGALDGDETEPQALAREFVEETGLTITPAERIAEASQYFVKTTGEAVNNVAGFWTASVVKEDPAAKSEPDHTLVWIDPNEAAASLRHEAHAWAVLVWLRSQQARPGNS
- a CDS encoding CsbD family protein encodes the protein MADHDRIEGAAKNMGGKVKEAAGKVTGDEKLKAEGRADQMGGKVQNAVGGVKDTLRDDRT
- a CDS encoding VWA domain-containing protein, which gives rise to MLLPFFFALREARVPVSTKEWLHLMQAMDQDVAGQRVEAFYHLSRAVLVKDEKHYDRFDQVFGRVFEGMETVGGEDLTTDLPEDWLRLLTQKHLSDEDKALIEALGGFDKLMETLKQRLEEQKERHAGGSKWIGTGGTSPFGHGGYNPEGVRIGGPGRHGRAVKVWEKREFRNLDDTVELGTRNIKVALRRLRRFAREGAAEELDMDGTIDGTARQGWLDVRMRPERRNTVKVLLFLDVGGSMDAHIRMTEELFSAARTEFRNLEFFYFHNCLYEGVWKNNRRRHAERIPTWDLLHRYNGDWRAIFVGDATMSPYEVSMAGGSVEHWNEEAGEVWLRRARQQWGRCAWLNPTPERHWSYAASVGMIRQIMDDRMFPLTLDGLDRAMRALTR
- a CDS encoding DUF86 domain-containing protein; the encoded protein is MLDRLLLEEMIAAIDEISAEIGHLPADGWRTEKTKVAAVSMYLVVVGEGAARLSPGMRSLAPDTPWEDIANLRHRLAHAYFRSDPEIVWAAGQVHAPVLRQTAARLLGAIDQAD
- a CDS encoding nucleotidyltransferase family protein: MTRAELLEKLRELKPWLEEQGIVNVRLFGSYARDEAGPDSDVDLMVEMTKPLGFDFFGIERQLGDRLGLKVEMGTERSMHRLVQRTAVRDAIAI